TTAGCGCATGTTCAAATGATAATGACAAAAAAGATACAAATAAAGTACCTACAAATGCGCAAGTAACAACAGATACACCGCAAGAAATTGTAGTCCGCATTAATGACGACCCGGATTTTTTAGATCCTCATAAAGCAACAGCATCGATTTCCTATCAGATGATTCTTAATATTTTCGAAGGATTGATAGCACCCGAAACAGATGGTTCCTTAAAAGAGGGACTTGCCGAAAGCTATGAAATTTCACAGGATGGTTTAACTTATACGTTTAAAATTCGTTCAGGTGTGAAATTTCATAATGGCGAGGATTTAACAATAGAAGATATTCAATATTCGTTTGATCGCTTAATGGGCAAAAATGGTGGCGAAAAAATGTCGAATAACTTTGATAATGTAGCATCTACCGAAGCCCCAGATACGACGACTTTTGTCATTAAGTTAAAAGAACCGAATTCTAATTTCCTCTATTCCCTGACTGCTCGCCAAGCAGCCATTATACCGAAAAGTAATGATGGCAAGCACAATGAAAACCCAATTGGGACTGGTCCTTTTGCATATGTAAAATATGCCCCAGGCTCAAATTTAGTGTTGAAAAAGAATGAAAGCTATTGGAAAGAAGGCTTGCCTTACTTAGATAAAGTAACTTTTGCGTTCCAATCCGATGATCAAGCAGCCATTATGAGCTTAATGGCAAATGAAGTAGATTTAACAAGTGTCCCTTGGCAACGCGTAAATGAGGTGGAAAATAGCCATCATTTATCGCATCAAAACAATAACTCTTCTTTAATTGTCACATTTAATGAAACGAAAGCACCGTTTGATAATATCAAAGTGCGTCAGGCCATGAACTATGCCATCAGTAAAGCGGATATTATTGATTCCGTATTTGCTGGTTATGCTGTACCACTTGGCTCGAACATGAGTCCAGCAATGGGAGACTATCAAAAGAAAGGGTTAGAAGATAAGTACAAACTTGATGTGGCAAAGGCCAAGGCATTATTAGCTGAAGCAGGTTACCCAGACGGCTTTAAAACCAAAATTACTGTATCTTCTCATAACGATATTTATTCCAATATAGCGCAAATTGTTGCCGCTAACCTTAAAGAAATTGGTGTAGATGTAGAGATTGAAGTGGTGGAATGGGGGATTTGGCTTGATCGTGTGTACTTTGGTCGCGACTATACAATGACGACGATTGATTTAACAGGTCGTGCCTCTGCCTATGAAATTCTAAATGACTATATTTCTACCAATGAGAGTGAAAACTTCTTCTTATTTAAGAATGAGGA
This DNA window, taken from Lysinibacillus sp. FSL M8-0337, encodes the following:
- a CDS encoding ABC transporter substrate-binding protein, translated to MLLLLLGVMISACSNDNDKKDTNKVPTNAQVTTDTPQEIVVRINDDPDFLDPHKATASISYQMILNIFEGLIAPETDGSLKEGLAESYEISQDGLTYTFKIRSGVKFHNGEDLTIEDIQYSFDRLMGKNGGEKMSNNFDNVASTEAPDTTTFVIKLKEPNSNFLYSLTARQAAIIPKSNDGKHNENPIGTGPFAYVKYAPGSNLVLKKNESYWKEGLPYLDKVTFAFQSDDQAAIMSLMANEVDLTSVPWQRVNEVENSHHLSHQNNNSSLIVTFNETKAPFDNIKVRQAMNYAISKADIIDSVFAGYAVPLGSNMSPAMGDYQKKGLEDKYKLDVAKAKALLAEAGYPDGFKTKITVSSHNDIYSNIAQIVAANLKEIGVDVEIEVVEWGIWLDRVYFGRDYTMTTIDLTGRASAYEILNDYISTNESENFFLFKNEEYDNIMADVLKETDTAKQIAYYQRAQEILAEQAVSVYVADYQIVWGSDKQITGLKSYPFWFHDMSEVKFSN